TTAATCCTGTCGCAGCTGCAAACAGACAGCGCGCAAAATCAGCGGTTCTTCTTCACAGTACAAGCAGAGCCGCAGCTGCGAGCAGCCACGTCACCAGCAGCGGCCCCGCCGTCGTCCGGTGGGACCCGCCGAGGAAGAGCCTGGGGACGCCCGCATCGTCGTCGGTGCTCGGCGCGAGGGCGGCCTGCGGCGGGGACAGCGGGGCCCCCgccgcagctcctcctcctcctcctcctcctcctcctcctcctcccgccggctGGTTGACGAGCACGTGCAGCTTCATCCCGCCGAGGCAGTGCAGCTCGTTGCCGCAGATGAAGTACCGGTCGCCGGGCGCCGTCAGCGGCACCGTCGTGTTGCCGTCGCTCCGGGACAGGAACGCGCTCGCCGCGCTGCAGTTCTTGAACCCGGCCTCGTC
This portion of the Setaria viridis chromosome 7, Setaria_viridis_v4.0, whole genome shotgun sequence genome encodes:
- the LOC117865078 gene encoding mavicyanin, whose protein sequence is MAGARVALALCGVLLFVHGVARRAEATSYNVGNSAGWDLSADLPSWANGKTFSVGDVLVFQYSRYHTLAEVDEAGFKNCSAASAFLSRSDGNTTVPLTAPGDRYFICGNELHCLGGMKLHVLVNQPAGGGGGGGGGGGGAAAGAPLSPPQAALAPSTDDDAGVPRLFLGGSHRTTAGPLLVTWLLAAAALLVL